A stretch of DNA from Sugiyamaella lignohabitans strain CBS 10342 chromosome B, complete sequence:
ATAAATGGATTTTGGTATGGGGTGGGTCGAGTATCGTTGGTATCTTCACTATCCAATTAGCAAAATATGCCGGATTCAAAGTAGCCGCAGTAGCCAGTATGAGCAATAGACAGTATCTTCGGAGCATCGGTGCAGACATAATTTTTGACAGGTACGATCCTGTCACATCGAGTCAATATGCCAAAACGCTAGGTATATCATATGCAATTGACTGCGTAGGAGCAGAGACAGCAACATATGCTCTACAGACATTAGTACCAAACGGAGAGCTCGTGGCTATAGTGAAAGCACCCAGACAAGTTCCACCTGGTATAACAGTTCATTCGGTATTACTGAAAAAGTTCCATGAAGACTTGGTATATGGGAACAAACTAATCACATTCACTAGTCAATTGCTACACACGAAACAGATTATTCCTCCTCGGGTAGAGAAACTAGTTGGTGGGCTAGAGAAGATCCCACATGGGTTAGATAAACTAAGCTCCAATTTAGTAAGCGGTAGGCGCATTGTAGTCAGTTTAAGTGAATAATTAAAATAAGGTTTTAGTGATGATGCGAGGTACGGTTAGCTTGACAGACAGGTTTAGAGATCGACGACATGAATAATGCACCCCTTAATAAGAATACAACTGACATTGTGGACATGTCGGCAAACCGAACACAAGATGAACGTACGGAATATGAATAATGAATGCATTAGTGTGCCAGGTATTTACAATTGTTGCATATTTTTAGAGCCATTGAGCCACTTTTGCTATTAATAAAAGTGCCGAACAAGATCGGTTGAGTTGGATAATTTCTTAGCCGAACCTATACGTTAGGTCTTCTACTATTGTCTGCATGCTGATTAGACATTGCGTCAAGGGCTTTGCATGTGGGTGTCGGTCAGTTGGCTGAATTACCCCACTCATCCCACGTTatcagggggaggggttAAAATACAGCTCAAAATATCCTGAAAAATGTCTCTAtctcattatttttttaacGTATCAATCTATTCTTGGATCAATCGATACAATATTGCAACAAATTTTTTAATTGAGACTTGATAATTAAACATGGCCTCGCTTCTTCCTAGAAAGTCTGCCAAATCACTGGGCTTGAACGAGTCAGCAATCATCAAGTTGGTGGATGAACTTGAGCGGAATGGTGTCAATTCCTATATCATTGCTCACAATGGTGAAGTTGTCAGTGAGGGATACTGGGATCCATTTGTTCCAGATCTTACTCATCAAGTAAACTCTGTCACGAAGACCTATGCTTCTCTGGCAATTggtattgctgctgatgaggGTCTGTTGACAATTGACGACTATGTACTGTCATTTTTCCCTGATAGACTACCAGCTGGTCCTTGTGACAACATGAAGAAGCTCAAGATTAGACATTTGTTGACTATGACTGTTGGTCATGATGAACAGATTGAAATGTACTGGACTGTTTCGAAGCTATTGCCAGAAGACCGTAACAACGGTAAAGACTTTCTTCAACACTTCTTGACTTCATATATTGCCTATGAGCCAGGTACCAAGTTCCTTTACAACACTCCTGGAAGTTACATGTTGGGTGCTATTTTGAAGCAAGTAACTGGTAAGACACTTGTTGAGTACCTTCAACCTCGTTTGTTTGAGCCACTTGGCATGAAGAACATTTACGCCGAGACTGATGCCAACGGATTAAATGCCAGTGGATGGGGTTTCCAATTGACCACTGAAGACCTTGCCAAGCTTGGTTTACTTTTACTCAACAAGGGTAAATGGAATGGAAAGCAGCTTGTTTCAGAAAAGTACATTGAACAGGCCACTTCGAAGCAAACTGAGACTAACTTGTCCCCTCCTAGCCAATGGGGTGTTGGATATGGATTCCAATTGTGGAGATGCAATGACGGTAAGAGTTTCAGAGCCGACGGATTGTACGGTCAGTTCTCAGTCGTGACTCCTCACCTCAACAGCGTTGTAGCAGTTACCAGTGCTAGTGATAATACTGGTGCCATTCTCGATGCTATTCTTAGTTCTGTCAACGAACTGTTTGGCGAGAAGTCGAAGGGAAGTCTCGGTGTTGACAAGCTTCAAGTTTCCTCCcttgaagagaaaaacAAGAGTTTGCAGATCAAGCTAACCAAAGGCCAGCCTCTGTCGAGCTACTCGATTCAATCTAAGGAGAAATACAGACTGGCTAATAATCCACTTGGCTTAAGCTCCTTCACTCTTGACCTGGCTGCCAGTAAGCTCATTGTGGGACGCAAGGGCAAAGAAGCTGTAATCACCATCGGCGAAGGCAAATGGATTCGAAACAAGAACGGAGAGGATCTCATCGGACGAGCCGACTTCTTCGGTGacactgctgccactggaGCTATTGTTGACGGCCAGGTATTGATCCAAGTCGCTCATTTGAAGACAAACTACACAGACACCTTGAAATTCAAGACAAACGGTTACAATCTCGTCGGCAACCTGAAGAGAGTTGCCTGGGTAAGCCCTGTCGACTTCGAACTGATTGGTGTTAGAATTGATTAGCTACACATAGGAATATAAAGTTGATTGATCTgtcttgcctccggcagctggggctccgccccagaccccgctgctcctctcgctgcgctcgagtcgtttcttcaccggtcctagcaatctcATGCGTAGCACGAGctatggggtctggggcggagcccctgccgccggaggcatagAGGTTGGCAAAAAACAAGTATATTGGGTGCTATATATACATtacaaaaacaacaagaGCTCTATGCTACGAACTTGGTGGAAGGCTCGAAGGGCAGGATGATGGAACACAACGAGATACCTCCGAACATAGCAGCGGCAATAAATAGGGGGGCTACAGTGTTGACACCAGCAACTCCGGCAATGACGTTGGCAATGATGTTACACACACGATTGACGGCGACAAAGAGACCGTAGCCAGTCACTCGGGAGTGGGTGGGCAGCAGCTCGGGGGTGATTCCGTATAAAGCAGCGAAAAACATGTTCTCGACAGCAGATATGATGGAAGACACAGCCAGGTTCTGAGTAGGTGTCTTGATCTGGGTGTAAGCGAACAAAAAGACCATGGTCAGCAGCGAACTAATGACCATGGTACCTTTTCTACGAATGTAGGGAGTGTTCATCAGGGGCCAGGCAAGAAGAGGTCCGACGAACACACAAACGTTCGAAATAGCATAGTTTCTCCAAGTAATGTAGTTAGAAGCAACAGTGTTGTCTTGGTAGCCACGTGTCTTAAGGTAGTAAGGACGGAAAATAGAGTACAGAGGGTCACCCAAACCGATGAGAATCCAGATCATAAGCAGCAAACCGTTGGAGTAGATCAGCTTCTTACTGACGAACAAACCTCGGACGTGCTTGAACATTCTGGTGATGGAAAAGCGGCTCTGGTCCATTTCACTGCGGTCAATTCTGCCGACAGAAGTTAATTGCTCCAAAGTGAGACTCATGGGTCGGTTGTACTTGAGAGCGATTTTATTCAGAATCTCCcaagcttcttcgtctCTTTCTTGAGTGATCAACCACTTAGGGGTCTGAACCATACGGATTAGTACAACTCTCAAAACAGCGAGAACGAACATGAAAGCACCAACAGTGTAGTAAAGATATCTCCAGCCCATGTTATTAGCATTGGTACAGTTCGAGGCATCAGGACATGAATAATCCGACATGAATGCCCAAGCAAACATACCAGAAATGAAGTAACCGAGACCCCAGGTATTGGCCATCAAGGTAACATAATGAGCTTTGTAACTTGGCAAGAATTCGAAAAGCGAACTCGAGTCAAGAGCATAGtttccaccagcaccggCAGACGAAATAGCTACCATAGCAGTGAAAGACAAGAAAGTAGGCATAGCTCCGGCAATAATACCGAAAATAGCACACACGAACAACGAAGTATTGAAGGCCAAACGTCTTCCAATGGCATCAGCACCCAAACCCCACACCACAGCACCTGCAAGCAGACCAGTAGACATGGCGGTAGAAACACCAGGCATCATATCGTTTTCTCTGTTGAACTGAAGATTCACCTGAGGCTGGACAATTGAAGCCATGACGACAATGGCGGAATCAGCCATATAACCGAACGAGTTGAGAATCAGCACTTTCCAGTGGAACCAGGTCATGCCAATTTCATCAAGAGCATCTTGAATTAGCGCTTGTTTGCGATAAAGAATATAATCGGTTGTAACAATACCGAAAAGATCATTAGATCTCTCAGTCATGGTGTCATCGAGTTCTAGCGTCACATGGTTGATGGTCTTTTCAGGATCAACTCCAACACCAGATCCAGTGCCAGAAGAGTTGTCAAACTCATGTCTTTCAATTTCACTATTATGAGCAGTTTTATCCATTGTGATATTTGTTTCAAGACTCAATtatgaatttttcaaaatgaacaaatccaaataAGGTCTAGTAGAATACTCCAAAAGAGGATACAGATAAACAACCTGATGAACTAAACTAACGAATCAAACGAAATCAGAGTCGGGTAAAATCCACAGAATCGAattaatcaaatcaaagGAATGCCAATAAGTTGCAAATTATATGGTCGTAAACCTTATAGTACCAATAGATTTTAATGAGCAAGTAAgtcaaaaaagaaaccaataGTAAGCACTGATACTAGTGCAAACTTtgtctataaataaaacgTGAATCAATAAGTCCACAATAATTTAAGCTCTGAACTGACTTGGTTCAGAACACACAGCTCTCAGGTCTATTTAACAAACCGTGGATCATGTCTTATATTTATAGCCAAATGTTGAGCTCCTGTCGTAAACCGGTGATTGTCAGAAATACTACGGCATAGGCGATCAATTACTGAGTTAAGACATATCTCATAGCTGACTTGAATTTAGATTAAGAACTGCAGGCAGATATACCCAAACGCTGAAAAGGGCAAACCCAGGGTACCATCGCGGCGTCTTCTTGATTCACGTGCTAGGCAACGACGAATGGTTATCATCAGAAAAAATGAGGGGGATTTACTGAACTGGGAGATAACCCTCGATTGCGCGTTTTAGTCCTTCCGATCTCACGTGAGTCAAGTACCTACGAATGATGTGGATATGTGCAAGTGTTTGTTTAGAAGAGTCCTGTTGGTTGAAAACTGTGACCTCGTTACTGGGCAGACGGCATCAAATGCCCCTActgccagcagcaccatctGGACTAGCGGTACCGTGTAACGGCGGAGCATCAATCTCAGCATGCTAGAAATCCTGCTGGACTACTGCACACTAACGGAATAACTCCGTTAGAAACTCGCTTCCATGTGGTCCACTGCATCGTAAACAGTCAGATCCTTGCTCATGGTAGCTATTACAGCCAATCTAAGGTCGTCTTCTACATCTGCGGAACTGAAACCACCCGCTACATCTCTACATACTAACATACATGCGTGCGTTTTTCTTTGCTTGTGAAAGTTAGGACGTTCTGGTGGGTGGTCTCTGGAGAGAAACAatacctccggcggctggggctccgccccagaccccgttgctcctgctttgcaggAGATTGTTAGGATTTTCGATGTATCGTGTTCAACGGCGGTGTAGGAGAAGGATGTTGGTGTGGGGAAATGATTCGGTGGACATTGCTTTTACCCTCTGCGCCTTTTAAACTCTAATTTGCAGCTTGAATTTTAACCGTAATCACAATAGACAAAATTTTATGTTCGCAGCGGCAAAGACTCGGTAGAATAGGAGTCAACTTTCCCCTGAATTTATTTCTGTTGAGTCGTCTTTTCGATTGCTCGAAAGAGTTGGTCAAAAAAGCGATTTTCCGCTTATCATTGCTTATTCCAGTTAATTTTTCACCAACTCGACTAGTATGGTTGAGGGGAGGATCGGCGCTGCAAccgtgaaaaaaaaagttttcaTGTGACAATTCAAGCTAGTCTATCATTACATCATCCAGCGGGCTCCTAAAACTAACACCACCGATAGCACGACCAGCACCCGACACATGTGCTTCTGGGTCTAATACAACTGGATAGACTAATCTACCCGCAACTTGTTGCAGTAGTTTCAGTCTTTCTAGTGCTCGTTTCATGGCTTTTTAGTGGAGCTTAATTTTTCCGCGCTTATcagctggtgatatcagcTGGTGAAATTTTGTACGAGATTTGCCATTCTATGATATATTCGTCGTAtctactgctactgctggaTGTTTCAGAGGTTAATATGTTATATGGCTCCGATCTCGCACTCAAACCGGGATATCTGTGAGATGAAAATATTGGTTGTATGTATATAGATTAGTGGTTAGCTTACCGTATTTCGTTATCATTCGACGACGTTATTCACGTGTCTAGTAGTGCTCTCTCTATGATGCTATAGTTTTGGGGGCTCTTCTGGGTAATTTGATCTTCATAGTATTTAGAGACGTGAAGCAGCGTGAGGAGATAGATAAATAGGCACATGTATTTAGAGTATTGCCGCATATATTGGGAACATCAAAATGAAGGTGCTATCTGTCAAAGTACAACATGCTATATATTTTACTACGCAGTTTTCGTATAAGTTATCGAATGTAATTAGCTGCTGAAATTTATCAGAACtttaattttatttcgGTTCCGGAGCCAAATCTAATCTACAAACCTCACAGAGGAGGAGAGAACTGATAATTATTAGTTACAGCTTATTTTTCTAAGAGAAGCAGATGACAGGGCGAATCTTAAGTACATTGTCCTGTTAATAGGAAACTTAAGCCCAGCTCATTGTGTTTAAACTCCATATGCCCTTATCTTTATGAACGGCTTTCCTCtcgtctgctgctagcCGTCAGAGATGAGACGATAGCGATAGCTACCATTAACCGGCTTAGAACACAGAACCAGAACAATAGTTCCGGATTGAAAACCATTTTTTCAAACATAGACCAATCAATACTTTATCAATCTTGCGAATGACTATATTTCTAACATAACGGTGATATGCACTCTAATCTTGCAGGAACCTGCCTAATCTAACGTATATTGAACTTAACTAGCCACAAGTGGAATTCAACTGCCTCCTTTTCAATTTTGAACTTTGTTACTGTTGCAGGAAGTGGTAATGGCTAATTTATAGCTcgagaaaaaaagcaatGGATGAGTTCTTATTAATGAATGTTGACACGAACCTCGTAACCAGGAAGTTGAAGTAGCGGAAGAAGTCTTCGAGGAATCAAAATGTTGCACAAGAGAGTCATATAAAATGTTCAAGGGGACCCACAAATACGGCATATACAGACAAAGTTCATACCAATAGCATGCTTATGCGAATGTCGGCAGTTTTGTTTCGGCTCTCAAGACAGTTGACCAGGACATAACCACATCAAAGCATCATTCAAATAtccagcaccaccgccCACGACGCTTTCTGTGCCTGCCACGAGCATCTCTTAGGAGCCTTtcctgaaaaaaaattatctACCACTACATTAATCTACTTTCTATAAAAGCAATGGGTAGCTAAATAAGAAAAcatttaaaaaaattaaagcTCGTGCCCGGATTCGAACCGGGAACCTAAAGATGTTTGAATTTAAGAATTGCAATCTCACGCGCTACCGTTACGCCACACGAGCTCTCATTGTCCAGTTGAGTTCTGGCATACACATAGTTTGTAACACCAAGTTCAAATAACCTCAGAAAACCTCCTATTTTTCGCCAATCACTTCATTTCACTTACTTCGATCCTCGTAGAACCCTCAAATACGATTTCAGCCTCAAACATTGACCATGTGGGTTCGACTTACTACATGTGGTTCATGCGCATAGGGGTCCAgaccagcctccggcggctggggctccgccccagacccctctgctcctctcgctccgctcgagtcgttacgtcgacggtcccagcaatctcctgcgaagcaggagcaacagggtctggggcggagccccagccgccggaggcaaaaccTCCTGGAGAGAGTCTGATGTTCAGCCGTATTATTGATAAATTCATGCTGGAGCGCGTGAACGCGAGCGCTTTCTTATTGCTGGGgtatttgaaaaaatgTCTGTCAAATATTCGGGGCTCCCTGATATTGATCTGTCATCCAATGAGGTTTATGAGACTCCGGATCCGGTGCAGTTGAGTGCATCGGCTGCTGTAATTGAACAGGAGAATGAGGATATTAACCAGGGAAGCACATCTCTAGCGCAGGCTAAGGACAAGTTTGCTACTAAAGAAGTTTATACAGAAGATGATATCGACTTCTCACCAAGCATTGGGGTCATTGATAAGTCATCGTATAAAACACGATCTGTCAGCGAAACTCTGGAAATGAGAATAATCAGGCTGAAGAGGGAAGTGGCCGAAGTACAGGCAGAGATGGAACGGGATCCAATTCAACCAAAAATTGCAAAGGACGATGTTGCTACCCTCGAAGATATTCTTAAAAAGCTGGGTGTGAGAAATTCTGATCCTAGTAGTGCTGTCCAACTTTACAATAAGCTAGGAGAACAGCCTACTGGAGATTCTACGAAACCAGACAATGGGGACCAAGAGAAAGATTCTAGtagtgctgcttctgcgGCTGTATTAAAGAATCCCAAATCTTCAGGGACAACTACTGAGGCAACGACATCTGTGgttcaaaaatatattgagCGAATTGCACAGCTCGAGTCACGATTATCGGCATTAGAAAGCAAACTTGGACCAGACGCATCGCTATCCTCGACCCCATCACCCAAGCCGATTCTCGTAACAGTCGACGATATTCGACGTAAAATCAGTCTTTTCTCTAATGACCCTAAAGCCATCCAAAAGACGACTAATAACCTCAAAGAATTGACGACGCTAATAGATACTCTGAAGAGTCAGATTTCTGGACCACGTCAATTAACAACAACTGCATCTCTTTCATCTGTCAATAACGCAATATCCAACATTATATCCCCCAACGCATCAACTCCTACGCTGACTTCTGAACTGAAGATTAGCGCTTTGTATAGTAAAGTGGCCATAATAGATTCTTATGGCTCGATTATTCCCAGGATTCTTGCTCGTCTACAAAGTCTTCAGGGAATTCATACCGACGCATCAAATTCACTAGCTCGCCTGAAGGATATTGACAATACCATTTCACTTATGCATACTGAAATATCTCAATGGCGGCAGTCAATTGTCTCACTAGAAACCAAACTGGCCCAATTTGACGCCCAGTCTGCTGAGAACAGAGCTCAGGTGCAAAAATGGCTTTCGTCCCTAGAAGAAAAGAGTTGAAATTCtcataataattaatttattactaataatataatttattaaccAGAGTTTTCAGTGGGGTTTGTGCTACATATCCCTCTGTGACTCTCTTATCAAATAACAATGCTTATCAACTGAACCTCAGATTCTTCTCACCGACCGCGACGTCCTCcactcgagcgaagcgagaggagccacgggatctggggcggagccccagcccaCGGAGGCCAGGGTCGATTACCCCTGATTTTTCGGTTTTCGGCCTGCATGGGTGACCAGTTCGTGATCCACACGGCTGGTATGTAAGCATTTATGGCAGATACTGTCCGATTGTGGACTTATGAATTTACATTTACACAGTTATCAATTCTTACCAATTCtttgtttatttcttattattatttatccAGCATAGCATTTTTGTTGAACCAATGCAACCAAAACAGCTGGAGGATTTTCTGGGCCTGGTGGCTCAGATGAAGAGCGATATCCAAAAGCTGAACATCCCTTCGACACCAAATT
This window harbors:
- a CDS encoding beta-lactamase family protein, coding for MASLLPRKSAKSLGLNESAIIKLVDELERNGVNSYIIAHNGEVVSEGYWDPFVPDLTHQVNSVTKTYASLAIGIAADEGLLTIDDYVLSFFPDRLPAGPCDNMKKLKIRHLLTMTVGHDEQIEMYWTVSKLLPEDRNNGKDFLQHFLTSYIAYEPGTKFLYNTPGSYMLGAILKQVTGKTLVEYLQPRLFEPLGMKNIYAETDANGLNASGWGFQLTTEDLAKLGLLLLNKGKWNGKQLVSEKYIEQATSKQTETNLSPPSQWGVGYGFQLWRCNDGKSFRADGLYGQFSVVTPHLNSVVAVTSASDNTGAILDAILSSVNELFGEKSKGSLGVDKLQVSSLEEKNKSLQIKLTKGQPLSSYSIQSKEKYRLANNPLGLSSFTLDLAASKLIVGRKGKEAVITIGEGKWIRNKNGEDLIGRADFFGDTAATGAIVDGQVLIQVAHLKTNYTDTLKFKTNGYNLVGNLKRVAWVSPVDFELIGVRID